The segment CGGACGTTCGAGCGCCCCCAGCACATGCAGCAAGGTGCTCTTGCCGGCGCCGCTTTCCCCGACGATGGCCACCATCTCGCCCCGCCGCACGGTGATGGACACGTCGTCCAGCACCCGAATGATGCCGCCGTCACCACCGCGGAACTCCTTGACCAGCCCCTCGCCCTCGAGCACCGCGACAGGGGCGTCACTCATGACGGATCGCCTCGACCGGGTAGAGGTTCGCCGCCTGCTTGGCCGGATACAGCGTGGCCACCGCGGCGATGGCCACGCTGGCCAGCACGATCATGACCACGTCGAGCGGCTGGATGGCCACCGGCAGGTGATCAATGAAATACACGCTCGGGTCGAGCGCGATGAGCCGGTACTTCTCCAGAAGCAGGGCCACAAAGAGCCCCAGCACGAGCCCGCCGAGGGTACCAACGGCCCCGACGACGGTGCCCTGATAGAGAAAGATGCGCCGGATGGAGGCCGCGGGCATTCCCATTGCGCGCAGGATGCCGATCTCCCGCGTCTTGTCGGCCACCACCATGGTGAGCGTACTCACAATGTTGAATGCGGCCACCACTACGATAAGCAGCAGGATCACTCCCATCCCGAGCTTCTCGAGCTTGAGCGCCTGAAAGAGTGAGCGGTTCTGCTCCTGCCAGTCCATCGTGCGTACCGACGATTCGAGTTGGCTCCGCAGCGAGTCGGCGACGATGGGGGCCTGCCACCGATCCTTCGCGCGCACCTCCAGCCCGGTGACATCGGTGCCGTATCCCGCAAAGCGCTGCGCCGACTCCAGCGAGAGGTACAGATAGGCGTCATCGTACTCGTACATCCCCGTCTCGAAGACGCCGGACACCACGACACTGTCCGCCCGTGGGACGATGGCGCCCGTGGCGGCATTCATGTCGAGGCCAGCCGCCCCCAGCAGCACCACCGTGTCGCCGGGAAAGGCGTTCAACTTGGAGGCCAGCAACTTGCCAAGCACCGCACCGGGAAGTGCCACGCTGTCGCGGACGAACGTGAAGTCGCCGAGAATGGCGTGCTGACGAATGGTGGTCACCCGATCGCCGGCGCGCCCCGTGGGTACGATCCCCACCACCTGGGTGCCCACCATGTAGCCGCCCAGGTTGCGCACCAGCCCCTGCGTCTGGACGAAGGGCGCCGCTTCCACCACGCCGGGCACGCGCTGCACCCGCGTGAGTACCTCCGCCCAGTTCGGCATCCGCATGTCCGATCCGTACGGCAGCACGCGCAAGTCGGGGCTGCCCACGAGGATCTTCTCGCGCAGGTCACGCTGAAGACCATTCATGACGCCCATGATCACGATGAGCGCGCTCACGCCCACCAGCACGCCGCCAATGGCGATGACGCTGATGAGCGACAGCAGCCGGGAGCCGCGACGACTCCGCAGATACCGCCAGGCGATGGCGAGTTCGAGCTCCTTCACGGGGCCGATTACTCTGGGCGCATCGTGGGAAACAGAATCACGTCGCGGATGTTCTGCGTGTCCGTGAGGTACATGAACAACCGGTCGATGCCGATGCCCACGCCGCCCGTGGGCGGCATGCCGTACTCCATGGCCCGCAGGTAATCCTCGTCCACCCCACTGGCCTCATCATCGCCGGCCGCGCGGAGTGCCGCCTGTGCCTCGAAGCGCTCGCGCTGATCGATGGGATCGTTGAGCTCGGAGAAGGCGTTGGCCAGCTCCTTGCCGCGCGCGAACAGCTCAAAACGCTCGGTGATGCCGGCAGGCCCCCCGCGCTTCGGCTTGGCCAGCGGCGAGAGCTCCTTGGGATAATCCACCACGAAGGTGGGCACCTGAATCTTCGATTCCACGAGTTCCTGGAACATCTCGTCGAGCACCTTCGGGCGGCTCAACGTGGCCACCTTCTGCACGCCGATGCGTTCGGCCATCATGCGGAGCTCGGCATCGCTTGCAGCCATGATGTCGGCGCCCGCCGCCTGCGACAGGCTGGGCACCCACTCGATGCGCGGGAATGGGGTGACGAGCGCCGGCACCTTCTCCCCCACCAGGGGGATCGCGCGCACGGCGTCGGCCGCGTTCACCAGCAGCGATTCCACCCGTGACATCATCGTGCGGTAATCGGCAAATGCCTCGTAGAACTCCAGCATCGTGAATTCCGGATTGTGCGTCCGGTCAATGCCTTCGTTGCGGAAGTCATGGCCGATCTCGTACACCCGCTCGAAGCCGCCCACGATGAGGCGCTTGAGGTACAACTCGTCGGCAATGCGCAGATACAGCGGCATGTCGAGCGTGTTGTGATGGGTGATGAACGGCCGAGCGGCGGCACCGCCGTAGAGCGGCTGCAGCACCGGTGTCTCCACTTCGAGATAGCCGAGCCCGTCGAGGTGCGCCCGAATGGCCCGCGTGAGCACGGAGCGGGCGCGAAAGAGCGCCCGAACCTCCGGATGCACAGCGAGGTCGGCGTAGCGCTGACGCGCCCGCTGTTCGGTGTCGCTGAAGGCCGAATAGCGGACAAGCGTACCGTCCACCATCTGCTCCTTGCCAAGCGGCAAGGGGCGGAGCGACTTCGCGAGCAACTCGACGTGGCTCACCTTCACGGTGGCCTCCCCCGTCCGCGTGCGCATCATGGCCCCGCGCACCCCGACCCAATCGCCCAGATCGTACTCGGCGAGCCGGCCGAACGCCTCGTCGCCCATCTCGTCGCGGCGGAAGTACAGCTGCACGCGCCCGTCCATGTCGGCCAGATGCGCAAACGCCGTCTTCCCCTGGCTGCGCCAGGAGACCAGTCGGCCGGCGACCGTGACCGTCGGCCCCTCATCGGCGTCACCGAGCGCCGCCACCGCTTCACTGGCGGTGTGCGAGCGATCGAAGGAATAGCCGAACGGTTCCACCCCAGCGGCACGCAACCGCTCGAGCTTCTCGCGGCGCGCCTGCATGACAAAATTGAGCTCCTGCCGCGGCTCCCCGGCCCCGTCGGCCTGCGCCTCGGCGCTGCCCGGTGTCGACTCCGCACTCACGGCACACCGCCCTGGGCGCCGCTTTCGCTCTCGGCCTTGAGGTACGCCTGAATGAACGGGTCGATGTCGCCGTCCATCACCTTCTGCACGTCGGCGATCTTGAGTTCGGTGCGGTGGT is part of the Gemmatimonas sp. genome and harbors:
- the lysS gene encoding lysine--tRNA ligase produces the protein MSAESTPGSAEAQADGAGEPRQELNFVMQARREKLERLRAAGVEPFGYSFDRSHTASEAVAALGDADEGPTVTVAGRLVSWRSQGKTAFAHLADMDGRVQLYFRRDEMGDEAFGRLAEYDLGDWVGVRGAMMRTRTGEATVKVSHVELLAKSLRPLPLGKEQMVDGTLVRYSAFSDTEQRARQRYADLAVHPEVRALFRARSVLTRAIRAHLDGLGYLEVETPVLQPLYGGAAARPFITHHNTLDMPLYLRIADELYLKRLIVGGFERVYEIGHDFRNEGIDRTHNPEFTMLEFYEAFADYRTMMSRVESLLVNAADAVRAIPLVGEKVPALVTPFPRIEWVPSLSQAAGADIMAASDAELRMMAERIGVQKVATLSRPKVLDEMFQELVESKIQVPTFVVDYPKELSPLAKPKRGGPAGITERFELFARGKELANAFSELNDPIDQRERFEAQAALRAAGDDEASGVDEDYLRAMEYGMPPTGGVGIGIDRLFMYLTDTQNIRDVILFPTMRPE
- a CDS encoding ABC transporter permease, coding for MKELELAIAWRYLRSRRGSRLLSLISVIAIGGVLVGVSALIVIMGVMNGLQRDLREKILVGSPDLRVLPYGSDMRMPNWAEVLTRVQRVPGVVEAAPFVQTQGLVRNLGGYMVGTQVVGIVPTGRAGDRVTTIRQHAILGDFTFVRDSVALPGAVLGKLLASKLNAFPGDTVVLLGAAGLDMNAATGAIVPRADSVVVSGVFETGMYEYDDAYLYLSLESAQRFAGYGTDVTGLEVRAKDRWQAPIVADSLRSQLESSVRTMDWQEQNRSLFQALKLEKLGMGVILLLIVVVAAFNIVSTLTMVVADKTREIGILRAMGMPAASIRRIFLYQGTVVGAVGTLGGLVLGLFVALLLEKYRLIALDPSVYFIDHLPVAIQPLDVVMIVLASVAIAAVATLYPAKQAANLYPVEAIRHE